The Cyprinus carpio isolate SPL01 chromosome A9, ASM1834038v1, whole genome shotgun sequence genome window below encodes:
- the gtpbp8 gene encoding GTP-binding protein 8 isoform X2, which produces MLRIKALPLLQTHISCCPSVAQRVHQLASIKHVCVLPERRRQGLLYPFSSLEEHLSSQVSQEEFKIFHPSLEELRQAETLFTPSSNHSIDYSTSAVRIDHVPLLKQPEVCFMGRSNVGKSSLIRALFSLVPEVDVRVSKTPGHTKKLNFFTVGKAFTLVDMPGYGHNAPRDFVEMVEPYLQERQNLVRTFLLVDGGAGLQKVDLVAVEMCEEFNLPYVLVVTKMDRTRQGALLALALQLRDFIKNQTSMCFPQPFLVSSVQFSGIYLLRCFIAHVTGNLQPKPS; this is translated from the exons ATGCTGAGGATAAAGGCATTGCCTCTACTTCAGACACATATATCATGTTGTCCTTCGGTAGCTCAGAGAGTTCATCAGCTGGCCTCCATCAAACATGTGTGTGTGCTCCCTGAGAGGAGGCGTCAGGGTCTTCTGTACCCCTTTAGCAGTCTGGAGGAGCACCTGTCCTCACAGGTCAGTCAGGAAGAATTCAAGATATTTCACCCCAGCTTGGAGGAGCTCCGTCAGGCAGAGACACTGTTCACTCCCTCCTCTAATCATAGTATCGACTACTCTACCTCTGCAGTCCGGATAGACCATGTACCTCTTCTTAAACAGCCTGAG GTGTGTTTTATGGGCAGAAGTAATGTGGGGAAGTCTTCTCTCATACGTGCCTTGTTCTCTCTTGTGCCGGAGGTAGATGTGCGAGTCTCTAAAACTCCG GGCCACACCAAAAAACTAAATTTCTTCACTGTGGGAAAGGCGTTTACTCTTGTAGACATGCCGGGGTACGGACACAATGCCCCACGGGACTTTGTAGAGATGGTTGAACCTTACCTTCAAGAGCGTCAAAA TCTGGTGAGGACGTTCTTGCTGGTGGATGGAGGTGCAGGTCTGCAGAAGGTGGATTTAGTTGCTGTGGAGATGTGTGAGGAGTTCAATTTGCCTTATGTG CTGGTGGTAACTAAAATGGACAGAACCCGACAGGGCGCTTTGTTGGCTCTTGCTCTACAGCTTCGGGACTTTATCAAAAATCAAACCAGCATGTGTTTCCCACAGCCATTTCTAGTGAG TTCAGTCCAATTCTCTGGGATTTATCTGCTCAGGTGTTTCATAGCACACGTAACAGGAAATCTACAGCCTAAACCGTCGTGA
- the gtpbp8 gene encoding GTP-binding protein 8 isoform X1, translating into MLRIKALPLLQTHISCCPSVAQRVHQLASIKHVCVLPERRRQGLLYPFSSLEEHLSSQVSQEEFKIFHPSLEELRQAETLFTPSSNHSIDYSTSAVRIDHVPLLKQPEVCFMGRSNVGKSSLIRALFSLVPEVDVRVSKTPGHTKKLNFFTVGKAFTLVDMPGYGHNAPRDFVEMVEPYLQERQNLVRTFLLVDGGAGLQKVDLVAVEMCEEFNLPYVLVVTKMDRTRQGALLALALQLRDFIKNQTSMCFPQPFLVSLLFGYIGHIKECYNITAALECFKVFDMSS; encoded by the exons ATGCTGAGGATAAAGGCATTGCCTCTACTTCAGACACATATATCATGTTGTCCTTCGGTAGCTCAGAGAGTTCATCAGCTGGCCTCCATCAAACATGTGTGTGTGCTCCCTGAGAGGAGGCGTCAGGGTCTTCTGTACCCCTTTAGCAGTCTGGAGGAGCACCTGTCCTCACAGGTCAGTCAGGAAGAATTCAAGATATTTCACCCCAGCTTGGAGGAGCTCCGTCAGGCAGAGACACTGTTCACTCCCTCCTCTAATCATAGTATCGACTACTCTACCTCTGCAGTCCGGATAGACCATGTACCTCTTCTTAAACAGCCTGAG GTGTGTTTTATGGGCAGAAGTAATGTGGGGAAGTCTTCTCTCATACGTGCCTTGTTCTCTCTTGTGCCGGAGGTAGATGTGCGAGTCTCTAAAACTCCG GGCCACACCAAAAAACTAAATTTCTTCACTGTGGGAAAGGCGTTTACTCTTGTAGACATGCCGGGGTACGGACACAATGCCCCACGGGACTTTGTAGAGATGGTTGAACCTTACCTTCAAGAGCGTCAAAA TCTGGTGAGGACGTTCTTGCTGGTGGATGGAGGTGCAGGTCTGCAGAAGGTGGATTTAGTTGCTGTGGAGATGTGTGAGGAGTTCAATTTGCCTTATGTG CTGGTGGTAACTAAAATGGACAGAACCCGACAGGGCGCTTTGTTGGCTCTTGCTCTACAGCTTCGGGACTTTATCAAAAATCAAACCAGCATGTGTTTCCCACAGCCATTTCTAGTGAG tctGCTTTTTGGCTACATTGGCCACATCAAGGAATGTTACAACATTACGGCCGCATTGGAATGTTTTAAGGTGTTTGACATGTCATCGTGA